The proteins below are encoded in one region of Shewanella algae:
- a CDS encoding tetratricopeptide repeat protein gives MRVKSPLIAAAAMLALSLFSGQLQAFAIPQPSKEIAASKLAYIQLNAANGEVEAQYLLGLMYLSGRFVAEDKIAGLAWLTKAAEGGETKAQQTLADLAFEGKLMQRDLALAERWYLPLAEQGNHWARFRLGFLYASGGEGVNRHCGKAVAFFSSAGDDISLGNAAWILATCPEAKYRDGGRALALAKQLLEDNNQDPTNLDNLAAAYAELGDFTAAVATQQQAIAALEQSQDLSKALEFRQRLESYRSHKPYREVVPLME, from the coding sequence ATCAGAGTGAAGTCTCCCTTAATTGCAGCGGCTGCCATGTTGGCCTTGAGTCTGTTCAGCGGACAGTTACAGGCCTTTGCCATTCCCCAGCCAAGCAAGGAAATTGCCGCCAGTAAACTGGCCTATATTCAGCTCAATGCCGCCAATGGTGAAGTGGAAGCTCAGTACCTGCTAGGTTTGATGTATCTCTCCGGCCGCTTCGTTGCCGAGGACAAAATTGCCGGCCTCGCTTGGCTGACCAAGGCTGCCGAAGGGGGCGAAACCAAGGCGCAGCAAACCCTGGCAGACCTGGCATTTGAAGGCAAGTTGATGCAGCGGGATCTGGCGCTGGCCGAGCGTTGGTATCTGCCGTTGGCGGAGCAGGGCAACCATTGGGCCAGGTTCAGACTGGGTTTCCTCTATGCTTCAGGTGGTGAAGGGGTTAACCGCCATTGCGGCAAGGCGGTGGCGTTTTTCAGCTCGGCCGGTGATGACATCTCTCTTGGTAATGCCGCCTGGATCCTGGCCACTTGCCCCGAAGCCAAGTACCGCGATGGTGGTCGGGCGTTGGCGCTTGCCAAGCAACTACTGGAAGACAACAATCAGGACCCCACCAATCTCGATAACTTGGCGGCAGCTTACGCCGAATTAGGGGATTTTACCGCCGCGGTGGCGACTCAGCAGCAGGCCATTGCAGCGCTGGAGCAGTCGCAGGATCTCAGTAAGGCGCTTGAATTCCGGCAGCGGCTGGAGAGTTATCGCAGTCACAAGCCTTACCGTGAAGTGGTGCCCTTGATGGAATAA
- a CDS encoding phosphoribulokinase, with amino-acid sequence MSAKHPIIAVTGSSGAGTTTTTTAFSHIFRQLGINAAMVEGDSFHHYTRAEMEVMIRKAKAENRNISYFGPEANDFARLEKCFSDYAGTGQGETRSYLHTFDEAVPYNQMPGTFTQWRPLPEDTDMLYYEGLHGGVVTGESNVAQHVDLLIGMVPIVNLEWIQKIIRDTSERGHTREKVMGSIVRSMDDYINHMTPQFSRTHINFQRVPTVDTSNPFSAKDIPSLDESFVVIRFRGINNVDFPYYLKMIQGAFMSRVNTLVVPGGKMSLAMELILTPLIKDLMDKRQALLEQDIE; translated from the coding sequence ATGTCTGCAAAACATCCAATTATCGCAGTGACAGGTTCATCGGGTGCCGGAACCACGACTACCACAACCGCCTTCAGTCACATCTTCAGACAACTGGGGATCAATGCGGCCATGGTGGAAGGGGACAGCTTTCACCACTATACCCGCGCCGAAATGGAAGTGATGATCCGCAAAGCCAAGGCCGAGAACCGCAACATCAGCTATTTTGGCCCGGAAGCCAATGACTTTGCCCGTCTGGAGAAGTGTTTTTCCGACTATGCTGGCACGGGACAAGGGGAAACCCGCTCCTACCTGCATACCTTCGATGAAGCCGTGCCTTACAACCAGATGCCGGGTACCTTTACTCAGTGGCGACCGCTGCCGGAAGACACGGATATGCTCTACTACGAGGGGCTGCACGGCGGTGTAGTGACCGGCGAAAGCAATGTTGCCCAGCACGTGGATCTCTTGATTGGCATGGTACCCATAGTCAACCTGGAGTGGATCCAGAAGATCATTCGCGATACCTCTGAGCGCGGCCATACCCGTGAAAAAGTGATGGGCTCAATCGTGCGTTCGATGGACGACTATATCAATCATATGACGCCACAATTCTCCCGCACTCATATCAATTTTCAGCGGGTTCCTACGGTAGATACCTCCAACCCCTTCAGCGCCAAGGATATTCCCAGCCTGGACGAAAGCTTTGTGGTGATCCGCTTTCGCGGCATCAACAATGTCGACTTCCCCTATTATTTGAAGATGATCCAGGGGGCTTTTATGTCCAGGGTTAACACCCTGGTCGTGCCGGGAGGCAAGATGTCACTGGCAATGGAGCTTATTCTGACACCGCTGATTAAAGACCTGATGGATAAGCGCCAAGCCCTGCTGGAGCAGGATATTGAATAG
- a CDS encoding YheU family protein, giving the protein MLIPYESLLQLPKETLDNLIKEYLLSQVEDGSFDALGDKALEQAIGKCRLALKSGHLLVEFSEDDESVAIRSREEIMRRTPLVDD; this is encoded by the coding sequence ATGCTGATACCCTATGAATCCCTGCTGCAACTGCCCAAGGAAACCCTGGATAACCTGATTAAGGAATACCTGCTTTCCCAGGTGGAAGACGGCAGTTTCGATGCGCTGGGTGACAAGGCGTTGGAGCAGGCCATCGGCAAGTGCCGCCTGGCGCTCAAGAGCGGCCATTTACTGGTAGAATTCAGCGAAGATGACGAGTCTGTTGCCATCCGCTCCCGCGAGGAGATCATGCGGCGCACCCCACTTGTCGACGATTGA
- a CDS encoding hydrolase — protein sequence MSSSFRPPWWARSPHFQTIIPVLTKVAGLPLRRERLELEDGDFIDLDWFKTPTPGKPLLVILHGLEGSADSHYIRRLLRECQKLELAAVVHHHRGCSGEDNRLARSYHSGDTADISHSLQTLKQRYPHSPLLAVGYSLGGNVLAKYQGEFADKSLLSRAAVVSAPLALASCAKRLEKGFSKVYQSYLIRQLQQKMLLKLERGNSQLPLNGEAIKRLNTFYDFDHQVTAPLHGFNGVDDYYQRASALPLLGKIAKPTLILHAADDPFMTDAVIPSLEHLPACVEYELHANGGHVGFIEGGTPWQPRYYLEQRLLRYLTESTHADTL from the coding sequence ATGAGCAGTAGTTTTCGTCCGCCCTGGTGGGCCAGGAGCCCCCATTTTCAAACGATCATACCTGTTTTGACCAAGGTGGCAGGGCTACCGCTGCGGCGTGAGCGGCTGGAGCTGGAAGATGGCGACTTTATCGACCTCGACTGGTTCAAGACGCCAACCCCGGGTAAGCCCTTGTTGGTAATACTGCACGGGCTGGAAGGCAGCGCCGACTCCCACTATATCCGCCGCCTGCTACGCGAGTGTCAGAAGCTGGAGCTGGCAGCCGTAGTGCACCATCACAGAGGCTGCTCGGGTGAAGACAATCGCCTGGCGCGCAGTTACCACAGTGGTGATACGGCCGATATCAGCCATAGCCTGCAAACCCTGAAGCAGCGCTATCCCCATTCGCCTCTGCTGGCGGTAGGTTACAGTCTCGGCGGCAATGTACTGGCCAAGTACCAGGGAGAATTTGCAGATAAAAGCCTGCTCAGCCGCGCCGCCGTGGTATCGGCACCGCTGGCGCTGGCATCCTGTGCCAAGCGGTTGGAGAAAGGCTTCTCCAAGGTTTATCAAAGTTATCTTATCCGCCAATTGCAGCAAAAAATGCTGCTGAAACTCGAGCGGGGCAACAGCCAGTTGCCGCTGAATGGTGAGGCCATCAAACGGCTGAACACCTTTTATGATTTTGACCATCAGGTGACTGCACCGCTGCACGGTTTCAACGGTGTCGATGACTATTATCAAAGGGCCAGCGCCTTGCCTTTATTGGGCAAGATAGCCAAACCGACCCTGATACTGCATGCGGCAGACGACCCTTTTATGACTGACGCCGTAATCCCTTCATTGGAACATTTGCCCGCCTGCGTCGAATATGAGCTGCATGCCAATGGCGGCCATGTGGGCTTTATTGAGGGCGGCACACCGTGGCAGCCACGCTATTATCTGGAGCAGCGATTGCTGCGTTATCTGACGGAGTCAACCCATGCTGATACCCTATGA
- a CDS encoding GMC family oxidoreductase produces the protein MPIADPILAGLAAGWKHTDGASLTEDLELETDVVIIGTGAGGGTAAEVLTQAGLRVLLLEAGPLKSSSDFVMEERRAYPELYQQAAAMKTQDKGISIFQGKSVGGSTTVNWTTSIRTPKATLDYWQSLGVKGLSRIELDPWFDKMEQRLNISHWPIDPNRNNQALRDGCVELGWDYTVIKRNVLGCWNTGYCGMGCPVNAKQSMLVTTIPAALNAGAELYSHVRAERFEHHGERVFALRAEALDGYNKPTGVKLMIRARHYVVAAGAIHTPALLLRSQMTDPYQRLGKQTCLHPTVLSGARFREAINAHSGAPQSIYSDQFVWQDGATGQPGYKLEVPPVHPVLIASKTLGYGPQHAELMSWFNHLQVTIALIRDGFSPELPGGQVLLTDKGTALDYPLTPALFAAARRAFASMAELQFAAGAEQVMPINEGAGILSSWQEAKQVIAEMPLAPLKTIVASAHVMGGCAMGEDRQLSWVNSEGQAHYYSNLSVMDGSVFPSSLGANPQLSIYGLTARNASLLARRLKPEPAEQDVAEG, from the coding sequence TTGCCGATAGCTGATCCCATTTTGGCCGGGCTGGCCGCAGGTTGGAAACATACAGATGGAGCCTCTTTGACCGAGGATCTTGAACTGGAGACGGATGTTGTCATCATAGGCACAGGTGCCGGCGGTGGCACGGCGGCTGAAGTATTGACTCAGGCGGGGCTCAGAGTCTTGCTGTTGGAGGCCGGGCCGCTCAAGTCATCCTCTGACTTTGTCATGGAGGAGCGCCGCGCCTATCCAGAGCTCTACCAGCAAGCGGCGGCCATGAAGACCCAGGATAAGGGGATCAGTATTTTCCAGGGTAAGTCGGTCGGCGGCTCCACCACAGTCAACTGGACCACTTCGATTCGCACCCCCAAAGCCACCTTGGATTATTGGCAAAGCCTTGGGGTTAAAGGTTTGTCCCGCATCGAGTTGGATCCCTGGTTCGACAAGATGGAGCAAAGGCTCAATATCAGTCATTGGCCGATAGATCCCAACCGCAACAATCAGGCCCTCAGGGATGGCTGTGTCGAGCTTGGCTGGGACTACACAGTTATCAAACGCAATGTGCTGGGCTGCTGGAACACGGGGTACTGCGGCATGGGCTGCCCGGTGAATGCCAAGCAATCCATGCTGGTCACCACAATACCGGCTGCCCTGAATGCCGGGGCAGAGCTATACAGCCATGTTCGCGCCGAGCGCTTCGAGCATCATGGTGAGCGGGTTTTTGCCCTCAGAGCCGAGGCGCTCGATGGCTATAACAAGCCCACTGGAGTCAAATTGATGATCCGCGCTCGTCATTATGTGGTGGCGGCTGGGGCAATCCACACTCCGGCATTACTGCTGCGTTCACAAATGACAGATCCCTATCAGCGCCTCGGCAAGCAGACCTGTTTACACCCAACCGTGCTCAGTGGCGCCCGCTTTCGGGAAGCAATCAATGCCCACTCCGGTGCACCGCAGTCGATATATTCGGATCAGTTTGTTTGGCAAGATGGTGCCACTGGTCAACCTGGATATAAGCTGGAGGTACCGCCGGTGCATCCTGTGCTTATCGCCTCCAAGACCCTGGGCTATGGGCCACAGCATGCCGAGCTGATGTCCTGGTTCAATCATCTGCAGGTCACCATAGCCCTGATCCGGGATGGCTTTTCGCCGGAATTGCCCGGTGGCCAGGTATTGCTGACAGATAAAGGCACTGCCCTGGATTACCCTCTGACGCCGGCCTTGTTTGCCGCCGCCAGAAGGGCCTTTGCCAGCATGGCCGAGCTGCAGTTTGCCGCAGGCGCCGAGCAGGTTATGCCCATCAATGAGGGCGCCGGAATTTTGTCCTCCTGGCAAGAGGCCAAACAGGTTATTGCCGAGATGCCGCTGGCGCCACTGAAGACCATAGTGGCTTCGGCGCATGTGATGGGTGGCTGCGCCATGGGGGAAGACAGGCAGTTATCCTGGGTGAACAGCGAAGGCCAGGCGCATTACTACAGCAATCTGTCGGTGATGGATGGCTCTGTATTCCCCAGCAGTTTGGGAGCCAATCCACAGCTGAGTATCTATGGTTTGACTGCGCGCAACGCCAGCTTGCTGGCTCGGAGGCTCAAGCCTGAGCCAGCAGAGCAGGATGTTGCTGAGGGCTGA
- a CDS encoding DUF2390 domain-containing protein produces the protein MPHTSLFTSSLWQECETLYPALESLLIKLQDEHGLIVNLLLLALTLDNKGVSLNQGSWAQLHSEVEQWESGILRPYRRLRRLAKPNLGQAEYQQMLDVELMMERRGQQLILHKLNGLPRSVTEDKQHNLSTYLAQFNLSPQQHPALLAQA, from the coding sequence GTGCCACATACGAGTCTGTTTACCTCTAGTCTTTGGCAGGAATGTGAAACACTTTACCCGGCGCTGGAAAGCCTGCTGATAAAACTGCAGGACGAACACGGCCTGATAGTCAACCTCTTGCTGCTGGCGCTGACCCTGGACAACAAAGGCGTTAGTCTCAACCAGGGCTCATGGGCCCAGCTCCACAGCGAAGTTGAGCAGTGGGAAAGCGGCATTCTGCGTCCCTATCGGCGGCTGAGACGCCTGGCCAAACCCAACCTGGGACAAGCCGAGTACCAACAGATGTTGGATGTCGAGCTGATGATGGAACGCAGAGGGCAGCAGTTGATATTGCACAAACTCAATGGCCTGCCTCGCAGCGTCACTGAAGACAAGCAACACAATCTCAGTACCTATCTGGCACAGTTCAACCTCAGCCCTCAGCAACATCCTGCTCTGCTGGCTCAGGCTTGA
- a CDS encoding ABC transporter ATP-binding protein: MITISDAQLIRGTKTLLDEASLTIYPGHKVGLVGANGTGKSSLLALILGQLHLDKGEISVPSQWRIATVAQETPALEVSALEYVLDGDREFRELETQLAKAEAEDNGHRIAELHGKLDAVGGYSIRARAGTLLAGLGFTEAQQSHPVKSFSGGWRMRLNLAQALLCRSELLLLDEPTNHLDLDTMYWLEGWIKSYQGTLVLISHDRDFIDAIVDEIVHVEHQKLNFYKGNYSAFEHTRAERMAQQQVAYERQQRERAHMQSFVDRFRYKASKAKQAQSRLKALERMTELMPSKADSPFYMEFREPDALPNPLVKMEDVSVGYGDKAILNKVHLNLVPGARIGLLGRNGAGKSTLIKLLSEQLSPMRGLYEPNPGLNIGYFAQHQIEFLQLDDTPLQHLQRLAPNAREQELRDFLGGFGFQGDMALAQVRPFSGGEKARLVLALLVWQRPNLLLLDEPTNHLDLEMRHALTVALQGFEGAMVIVSHDRHLLRLTCNDYYLVDGGEVRMFDGDLDDYHQWLLDAAKAATASVSQVDEASPAQDKKLQKRLEAELRQKLSPLKKRQAKLEAEQSQATDRLAELENLLADTSLYEAEQKPRLTEILAERTQLSQALEESEMNWLELQEEIDTIEAESGL, translated from the coding sequence ATGATCACCATTTCCGATGCCCAGTTGATCCGTGGCACCAAGACCTTGCTTGACGAGGCCTCATTGACTATTTATCCCGGCCACAAGGTGGGATTAGTCGGCGCCAACGGTACGGGCAAGTCCTCATTGCTGGCCCTGATTTTAGGGCAACTACACCTGGACAAAGGCGAGATCAGCGTGCCATCCCAGTGGCGCATTGCAACTGTCGCCCAGGAAACCCCTGCGCTGGAGGTATCGGCACTGGAATATGTGCTCGATGGCGATCGTGAGTTTCGCGAGCTCGAAACCCAGCTGGCGAAAGCTGAAGCAGAGGATAATGGCCACAGGATAGCCGAACTGCACGGCAAGCTTGATGCCGTAGGCGGCTACAGCATACGCGCCCGTGCCGGTACCCTACTGGCAGGTCTTGGCTTTACCGAGGCCCAGCAGAGCCATCCGGTGAAGAGTTTCTCCGGCGGCTGGCGGATGCGTCTCAATCTGGCGCAGGCACTGCTGTGTCGCTCGGAATTATTGCTGCTCGATGAACCCACCAACCACCTGGATCTGGATACTATGTACTGGCTGGAGGGTTGGATTAAATCCTATCAGGGTACGCTGGTGCTGATCAGCCACGACCGTGACTTTATCGATGCCATAGTGGACGAAATCGTCCATGTGGAACACCAGAAACTCAACTTCTACAAGGGTAACTACAGCGCCTTTGAACACACTCGCGCCGAGCGTATGGCCCAGCAACAGGTGGCCTATGAGCGCCAGCAGCGAGAGCGTGCGCACATGCAGTCTTTTGTGGACCGCTTCCGTTACAAGGCCAGTAAGGCCAAACAGGCCCAAAGCCGCCTGAAGGCACTGGAAAGGATGACTGAGTTGATGCCTTCCAAGGCCGACAGCCCTTTCTATATGGAGTTTCGCGAGCCGGATGCGCTGCCCAACCCCTTGGTGAAGATGGAAGATGTGTCGGTCGGCTACGGCGACAAGGCTATTCTCAACAAGGTGCATCTCAATCTGGTACCCGGCGCCCGCATCGGTTTGCTGGGGCGCAACGGTGCCGGTAAGTCCACCCTGATTAAGTTGCTGTCTGAGCAACTCTCGCCCATGCGCGGCCTGTACGAGCCCAATCCCGGGCTCAATATCGGCTACTTTGCCCAGCATCAGATAGAGTTTCTACAGCTGGATGATACCCCGCTGCAGCATCTGCAGCGCCTGGCCCCCAATGCCCGCGAACAGGAGTTGAGAGACTTCCTCGGTGGTTTTGGGTTCCAGGGCGATATGGCACTTGCCCAAGTGCGTCCCTTCTCCGGTGGTGAAAAGGCCCGTCTGGTGCTGGCGCTGCTGGTTTGGCAACGCCCCAATCTATTGCTGCTCGATGAGCCCACCAACCACCTGGATCTGGAGATGCGCCACGCCCTGACCGTAGCGCTGCAGGGCTTTGAAGGCGCCATGGTGATAGTTTCCCACGACCGTCACCTGCTGAGACTCACCTGCAACGACTATTATCTGGTCGACGGCGGCGAAGTGCGGATGTTCGATGGCGATCTGGATGACTATCACCAGTGGTTGCTGGATGCCGCCAAGGCCGCAACGGCGAGTGTGTCCCAGGTTGACGAAGCCTCACCGGCCCAGGACAAGAAGCTGCAAAAGCGCCTGGAAGCTGAATTGAGACAAAAACTATCACCACTGAAGAAACGCCAGGCCAAACTGGAAGCCGAGCAGAGCCAGGCTACCGACAGATTGGCGGAGCTGGAAAATCTGCTGGCGGATACTTCTCTCTACGAGGCCGAGCAAAAGCCCAGACTGACGGAGATCCTCGCCGAGCGCACCCAACTTTCGCAGGCGCTGGAAGAGAGTGAAATGAACTGGTTGGAACTTCAGGAAGAGATAGACACCATCGAAGCCGAGTCAGGCCTTTGA
- a CDS encoding deaminase domain-containing protein produces MGVIRVVSMAELHLSDAGQIEANWQSLSNEQLVSLAPSGRSLEQLKRELADGSRVILSDTPILPLFRYQSGEWITNIQEGISPHAVNQIQKRFASAGSSAHFKTSTGSLAPAIEPVYSPDPSLTQIAPTTAPTAKISPKFAQARRRLELELVYDDKEETAAGKVPYRVEFSDGSQKSGVLNAKGWACLEDCPNGEATVIFGDEAERQSAEQRLPGLYRQLAASLDTAAAEMAKKSEQLAAQADVQQISDSFRQKVDAQLAELTAQREQFNQQQIWQQALQTGQAYTQGLSQGTASFMDDLLDFSGLMAFLEEAEISLSLLLEAIMTGDVDALESKLAQWRARGENGLKATGEAMEMLILLLKDEYVRALLQSLPLRYLDALPKDKLAEITGYIHSRVSLDGMLEMSLVLLAALVGSVFGVILMFLVVTKKRASRIISPASSVLEDIAKAQKAIRNDHAVQTYIGKHQTPLNSKTPKGDVDTPQKSRKNADKDVPNRQVLTKAERLNIQKALQTRVEDIRAELPKKLQGSGNVGVAQLDIPGLPIELKAHSRINYPTDKGADGFVHLADESDWIFKPKAVDPDNVRVGTPDAYTRQWDTEFKILNDVALRLGNNRNATGSINLFTERLTCTSCTDVIFDFKARYPNIQLNVFAGE; encoded by the coding sequence ATGGGCGTAATCCGCGTAGTCAGCATGGCTGAGTTGCATCTCAGCGATGCCGGGCAGATTGAGGCCAACTGGCAAAGCTTGAGCAATGAACAGCTGGTATCTTTGGCGCCGTCCGGGCGCTCGCTCGAGCAGCTCAAGCGGGAACTGGCCGATGGCAGCAGAGTGATCCTCAGTGATACTCCAATCTTGCCACTATTTCGTTATCAATCAGGCGAGTGGATTACCAACATTCAAGAAGGTATTTCCCCTCACGCCGTTAATCAGATCCAAAAGCGTTTTGCCTCTGCAGGCAGCAGTGCTCACTTTAAGACATCCACCGGCAGCCTGGCCCCGGCCATCGAACCTGTTTACAGCCCGGATCCCAGCCTTACTCAGATTGCGCCCACCACGGCGCCAACGGCCAAAATCAGCCCCAAGTTCGCTCAAGCCAGACGCAGGTTGGAGTTGGAACTGGTTTACGATGACAAAGAGGAGACGGCGGCCGGTAAGGTGCCCTATAGAGTCGAATTCAGTGATGGTTCGCAAAAGAGCGGGGTATTGAATGCCAAGGGCTGGGCCTGCCTGGAAGATTGCCCCAACGGGGAAGCCACAGTGATCTTCGGCGATGAGGCTGAGCGCCAAAGTGCAGAGCAAAGGTTACCCGGCCTCTACCGTCAGTTGGCGGCGTCGCTGGACACCGCGGCAGCGGAAATGGCCAAGAAAAGCGAACAGTTGGCCGCTCAGGCGGATGTTCAGCAAATCAGTGACAGCTTCAGGCAAAAAGTGGATGCACAGCTGGCGGAGCTGACGGCTCAGCGAGAGCAGTTCAACCAACAGCAAATCTGGCAACAAGCCTTGCAGACTGGCCAGGCTTATACACAGGGGCTGAGTCAGGGAACAGCCAGCTTCATGGACGATTTGCTGGATTTCAGTGGCTTGATGGCATTCCTCGAGGAAGCAGAGATAAGTCTTTCTTTGTTGCTCGAGGCGATAATGACAGGCGATGTCGATGCTCTGGAGAGCAAACTGGCCCAATGGCGTGCCCGCGGTGAAAATGGCTTGAAGGCCACAGGTGAGGCGATGGAAATGCTGATCTTGCTGTTAAAAGATGAGTATGTCCGGGCCTTATTGCAATCACTGCCACTGCGTTATCTCGACGCCCTTCCCAAAGATAAGCTGGCCGAAATAACCGGTTATATACATAGCCGGGTCAGTTTGGATGGCATGTTGGAGATGTCTCTTGTCCTGCTTGCGGCGCTGGTTGGCAGCGTCTTTGGGGTGATCCTGATGTTTCTTGTTGTGACCAAGAAACGGGCCAGCAGGATTATCAGCCCGGCCAGTAGCGTATTGGAAGATATCGCCAAGGCCCAAAAGGCGATTCGGAACGACCATGCAGTTCAAACTTATATCGGAAAACACCAGACTCCACTGAATAGCAAGACGCCAAAGGGTGATGTTGACACTCCCCAGAAAAGTCGGAAGAATGCGGATAAAGATGTTCCAAACAGGCAAGTGTTGACTAAAGCTGAAAGACTAAACATCCAAAAGGCGCTACAAACCCGAGTTGAAGATATTCGTGCTGAGCTACCTAAAAAGCTTCAAGGTAGCGGCAATGTTGGAGTTGCTCAGCTTGATATTCCAGGATTGCCAATAGAGTTGAAGGCTCATAGTCGTATTAACTATCCAACCGATAAGGGCGCTGATGGGTTTGTGCATTTAGCTGATGAATCTGATTGGATTTTTAAACCGAAGGCAGTCGATCCCGACAATGTTAGAGTGGGTACGCCAGACGCGTATACAAGACAATGGGATACGGAGTTTAAGATCTTGAACGATGTGGCTTTAAGGCTTGGAAATAATCGAAATGCAACAGGCTCAATAAACCTGTTTACAGAAAGGTTAACTTGTACCAGTTGCACTGATGTTATTTTCGATTTTAAAGCTCGTTATCCTAATATTCAGCTAAACGTGTTTGCGGGGGAATAA
- a CDS encoding Imm3 family immunity protein, with translation MDKWSYEELQEFIHEDIEEFMRDGLDIRQASSRVQVEYAKSIESGELEKLIIYMVLCEEGLMHGFLRDDIKEQTLELLERINLERCDQQLSDDEQCRLRDDMNRISSLLA, from the coding sequence ATGGACAAATGGTCATACGAAGAACTTCAAGAATTTATCCATGAGGATATTGAAGAGTTTATGCGCGATGGGCTCGATATTCGACAAGCTTCTTCACGTGTACAGGTTGAGTATGCGAAGTCAATTGAGAGTGGTGAGCTAGAAAAGCTAATTATTTATATGGTTTTGTGTGAAGAAGGCCTAATGCATGGATTTCTCAGGGATGATATCAAGGAGCAAACTCTAGAATTGTTAGAGCGGATTAATCTTGAACGGTGTGATCAACAACTTAGTGATGATGAACAGTGTAGGTTAAGAGATGATATGAATCGAATATCTTCTCTTCTTGCATAA
- a CDS encoding GTP pyrophosphokinase — MSDLDQAISIATKAHAGQLDKAGQPYILYPLRLMLKFQAEDEMIVAVLHDVVEDSSFTLESLKKYEFSEVVINAVASLTKSKGESYEDFVLRVSNNDLARKVKLEDIRDNLDLTRLGKITDKDLARVEKYHRALKRLENK; from the coding sequence GTGAGCGACCTAGATCAGGCAATATCAATTGCAACAAAAGCACATGCTGGCCAGCTTGATAAGGCTGGTCAACCATATATTTTGTACCCGCTAAGGTTGATGCTTAAATTTCAGGCTGAAGATGAAATGATTGTAGCAGTGTTGCATGATGTGGTTGAAGATAGCTCGTTTACTCTGGAATCTTTAAAAAAGTATGAGTTTTCAGAAGTCGTCATTAACGCTGTAGCGAGCTTGACCAAGAGTAAAGGCGAAAGCTACGAAGACTTTGTCTTACGAGTATCAAACAATGATTTAGCGAGAAAAGTTAAGCTTGAAGATATTAGGGATAATCTGGATCTGACTAGATTGGGCAAGATAACGGACAAAGATTTGGCGAGAGTTGAAAAATATCACCGGGCTTTAAAGCGGCTGGAAAATAAGTAG
- a CDS encoding transposase, producing the protein MTTARRQLIDAESTPFYHVINRCVRRAFLCGEDALSGRSYEHRRGWIVDKIRQLSSIFCIDVCAYAVMSNHYHLVLKIDLAAQQSLSPFEVIERWTGLFSGNPVAAKFLKGDSLSDGERILLDTLIGNWQERLGSISWFMRCLNEDIARKANREDGCKGVFWEGRFKSQALLDEQALLACMMYVDLNPIRAGIADSLQTSDYTSIQERIEEHAEPASANASVKPLLQFDGAATTAEQVGIPFHFADYLELIDWTGRAVREDKRGFIASSRPKLLLELGISDDAWITSAKEFRRQYSGMSGRWDAMCAMKAKYGGKWCRGKQQSQAIHPH; encoded by the coding sequence ATGACCACCGCCCGTCGCCAGTTGATAGATGCTGAAAGTACGCCTTTTTACCACGTGATTAACCGTTGCGTGAGAAGGGCATTTTTGTGTGGTGAAGATGCACTGTCGGGGCGCAGTTACGAACATAGGCGTGGCTGGATAGTGGATAAAATCAGGCAGTTGTCGTCAATATTCTGCATCGACGTTTGCGCTTATGCGGTTATGAGTAATCACTACCATTTGGTGCTCAAAATCGACCTTGCAGCGCAACAATCGTTGTCGCCATTTGAAGTCATTGAACGTTGGACAGGGCTCTTTAGTGGCAATCCTGTGGCGGCAAAGTTCCTCAAGGGCGATAGTCTCTCAGACGGTGAGCGAATACTGTTGGATACGCTGATTGGTAATTGGCAGGAACGCCTTGGCAGTATCAGTTGGTTTATGCGCTGTTTAAACGAAGATATCGCCCGCAAGGCCAATCGAGAAGATGGCTGCAAGGGCGTATTCTGGGAAGGACGCTTTAAGTCGCAGGCGCTGCTCGATGAACAGGCGCTACTGGCCTGCATGATGTACGTGGATTTAAATCCCATTCGCGCAGGTATTGCAGATTCGCTGCAAACTTCTGATTACACATCCATTCAGGAGCGCATAGAAGAACATGCTGAGCCTGCATCTGCCAATGCTTCAGTTAAGCCACTGCTGCAATTTGATGGTGCGGCAACTACCGCCGAACAAGTCGGGATTCCATTTCACTTTGCCGACTATCTGGAGCTGATTGATTGGACAGGCCGGGCGGTGCGGGAAGACAAGCGTGGCTTTATTGCCTCTTCCAGGCCCAAACTACTGCTTGAGCTTGGTATCAGTGACGATGCCTGGATAACTTCCGCCAAGGAGTTTCGCCGTCAGTACAGTGGTATGAGTGGCCGATGGGATGCGATGTGTGCCATGAAGGCCAAATATGGCGGTAAGTGGTGCCGGGGTAAGCAACAAAGCCAAGCAATACATCCCCATTAA